One part of the Pogoniulus pusillus isolate bPogPus1 chromosome 34, bPogPus1.pri, whole genome shotgun sequence genome encodes these proteins:
- the B4GALT6 gene encoding beta-1,4-galactosyltransferase 6, with amino-acid sequence MPVLRKVLRVSNRSMLAFIFFFSFSSSCLYFIYVAPGIANTYLFMVQARGIMLRENVKTIGHMIRLYTNKNATLNGTDYPEGNNSSDCLAQTTMYLPENFTYSPYQACPEKLPYMRGLIDVNMSEISFDEIQQLFSKDLDIKPGGHWKPKDCKPRWKVAILIPFRNRHEHLPIFFRHLIPMLQKQRLEFAFYVVEQAGTQPFNRAMLFNVGFKEAMKDAVWDCIIFHDVDHLPENDRNYYGCGEMPRHFAAKLDKYMYILPYNEFFGGVSGLTVEQFKKINGFPNAFWGWGGEDDDLWNRVHYAGYNVTRPEGDLGKYKSIPHHHRGEVQFLGRYKLLRYSRERQYIDGLNNLIYTPKILVSRLYKNITVNLIPELAPVRDY; translated from the exons ATGCCAGTGCTCCGGAAGGTGCTGCGGGTCTCCAATCGCTCCATGCTGGCCTTCATCTTCTTTTTCtcgttctcctcctcctgtctctACTTCATTTATGTGGCTCCTGGGATCG CAAACACATATCTCTTCATGGTGCAAGCTCGTGGTATAATGCTGAGAGAGAATGTGAAAACAATAGGACACATGATCAGATTGTACACTAACAAAAATGCTACTCTGAATGGCACAG ATTACCCTGAAGGAAACAACTCCAGTGACTGCCTTGCTCAAACAACAATGTATCTTCCAGAAAACTTCACATATTCTCCTTACCaggcttgtccagagaagctgcctTACATGA GAGGCCTTATTGATGTCAATATGAGTGAAATCAGTTTTGATGAGATTCAGCAACTGTTTTCAAAAGATTTAGACATTAAACCAGGAGGACACTGGAAACCAAAAGACTGTAAGCCACGATGGAAG GTGGCAATCCTTATTCCTTTCCGGAATCGCCATGAGCATCTACCCATTTTTTTCCGCCATCTGATCCCTATGTTGCAGAAGCAGCGACTGGAATTTGCCTTCTATGTTGTTGAACAG GCAGGTACACAACCTTTCAATCGTGCAATGCTCTTTAATGTTGGCTTCAAAGAGGCTATGAAGGATGCTGTCTGGGACTGCATAATATTTCATGATGTGGATCACTTGCCTGAAAATGACAGAAATTACTATGGGTGTGGAGAAATGCCAAGACACTTTGCAGCAAAACTGGACAAATATATGTACAT cCTTCCCTACAATGAGTTCTTTGGTGGTGTAAGTGGCCTGACAGTGGAACAGTTCAAGAAGATCAATGGGTTTCCAAATGCCTTTTGGGGATGGGGTGGAGAAGATGATGATCTTTGGAACAG GGTTCACTATGCTGGATATAATGTAACAAGACCAGAGGGAGATTTAGGGAAGTACAAATCCATTCCTCACCATCACAGAGGCGAAGTCCAGTTTTTAGGACG atacAAGCTCCTGAGGTATTCCAGAGAACGTCAGTATATCGATGGGCTGAACAATTTAATATACACTCCTAAAATACTTGTCAGTAGGTTGTATAAGAATATAACTGTTAATCTCATACCAGAACTTGCTCCTGTTAGAGACTATTGA